The following nucleotide sequence is from Glycine max cultivar Williams 82 chromosome 9, Glycine_max_v4.0, whole genome shotgun sequence.
atactcaatctcaataacaatattataatctcaaagcaacatattcttctacaattcatcacatactcacaatttgaatcatcatttcatatcctcaatataacaatttatataaaacactATCACAATATTAGGACTAAAATCCCTTaactaatattacacaattatatcaaaatcataggtcgaaatatacaaatatcaagagcacaatttatcaagcaattttcattagaacatcaatattttatttataatcataaaggaaaaattgcaatttaataaacacctcaaaataaaacctcaatttaatcctctaaggatccctacacatgttctcactaatccccaactgtgaataactcatcccttacctctaagcgggctcacgtgtcttcaaccagcgatagcaacatctctagcggttcccggaaattctttcaattattcatccgactgctccgatagaattcccaaacgtcagagagacggagaagagattgaaacctccacttatgctgtcttcatgcgattcctttttctccctccacgaataatatctcgcaaatcccaacggtggaagcgtgcgtaattgaatttcgaacaacatatccaaatttcacaataatccaacggttaacgaaaccgggatcgtagttttaccaagacagctctgggtttctgcgggaaagaaaaaggctacaatgcgaagggtgtttctctcagttcagacatgatatcaaaattcccaacggtgagaatgctcggaattgtgttgcgaacatgacactcaaatttcacaacgatccaacggtgaacgggttcaagatcatcgtttttctgagactggtttgatgggctgcgggaaaatgaaagggttttgagaggagaaggggaaaaacgaaaatgaggccaaaaggaggcagctgactcaacataactatttatacctagggtactcagcctattatttgctctatatttatttattttttactaaaaagctttttaaatttatttacgaaaaattgggatgttacatacTGTGCCCGTTTTTGTCACCAATTCTAACCATTTAGGCATTTACTAGCTCAAACAAGGAGTTTTAGGCTTGATAGTTACAAACCAAGCTTGAAATTCGATTATTGATATATACTACATTTGCTAGGTGCATTCTCCTTGTCAATTAGATTTCTTGTTTAACAATATTTAGTTCAACTTTCTGATTGAAACACTCAATATTAGGAGAAAGAAGGTCTATCTTGGAAAAGAACAATCTTCCACAAGGGAGATTTGCTCCTACATTATCCATAGAAACATAATAGTAGATTTCAAAAACATCATGCTGTCAACCTGATTTAGGTATCTTCTGACACGAGCTAATACAGCATTTTTAACTACTACTCACCGATAAGTGACTAGTTTACACAATCCACTATATACACTTCAGGCTAACTGCTATTACTCTAATAAAGAGAGTTGTATCTGTAGCAGGTAGCAATAATGGATGAGATGCAAATGAGGAGTGCAGGGAGTAAGGTGGTATTCAGGAGTTTACTTTCACTGAAATACCCAGAGATTGTTATTGTTCCATCTGCAATTACTCGAGCTAGAGTTCCAGCTTCTGTTGACAGCAATCCCCCATTGAAGGTTCCACGTGAAAGCCTTGATGACATCATTTTTGACAGAAGTGAAAGGTTCACTCCTGGATTAATTGAGCAAATTTTGGTGAGGGTTACCGATAAGTGACTAGTCATTAACTAGTAATGAATGATGAGCAAATTTCAGCTTCAGATTTTAGCCTAAGATTTGAACCAATTTAAATCTTTGACCAAGTCATTAACTAGTAATGAATGATGAGGCAAAAAATGGatctaaaatattttcagaTGAGAAGAAAAGGCACCATTCTGAAATTTAAGATTGTCACATAAAGTAAAATATCAGGTTATTGCCAATAACTGAGAAATAATCAACCTATTCAACAATTGATGGACTTTGTTCATGCAACACTTCCATGTTCTTGAATGATCTTTTAAGTGGGTTTCCTGATATCATAATCAAACCTTATTACATGAAGGTTACAAGCTAACTATGTACCTATTCATAGTCATCAGAATAGTTAAAGTATTGCCATTTTCATCTGATGATGCAAGGTTGCCAGCAAACCTTCTATTCATGCCAGTTCTGTTTATTACTAAATAAATTTCAGGCATTACAGAATGAGAAAAAATTACCTTCAAGAACTTCAGCAGACACAAATGTGATAAGGGCTGATCCAACATATTGAGTCACAGAGTAAGGAATCATTATGTGGAAGCTTAAGAGTAGTCCAATGCAAAccatgatttctgatgtcaGTAGAACTTGCCTGCAAGCAGAAGCCAACCAGAAAGGAGAGATCAAATATgtgagcaaaaaataaaaagaggtaAGACTCATCCAATCGAGATAGCAGAAGATAAATGTGGCACAATCTCCATTTAAAATGTACATTAACCCATGAACTAGTTGCTAGATTTcttattacaaatcaaatccTGGAGCTTTTTGAGGATCAGAAACAAAATAACTGTTCAAAATGGGAATTTTAAGGATCAAAAGGAAAGTAAAGCTAAAGGTAAACATTCTTTAATGTTAACTAGAGTCTAAGTTTGTCCAATATAATTAGCAATTCCTTAAGATTTTATATACACTATTCTTGATTATAATGAAAAGGACTAATGTTCTATAATGGAATATGATTCATTCATCATAAACTGTCTAGTCACTAACAAGAAATAATGATAGAAAGAATTGAACTTTGGTGTTGAactgttgatgatgatgatgatgattagtaagaaaatatgtttttaatagtaCTTGAATATTTACCTTTCTTCAAACATATTGCTGATGTAGTTTCCAACAACAATATTTACTGGAAGCACAGTAAGACCAAGGCATGCGAGAAAAATGGATACGTTGCTGGTTGTCCAAATAAAATAGTATTCCGTGACAAGGCTTGATTCAGCAAGTATGATCTCCATTGCATACTTAAGCATAAAATACACAAATAATTGAAcctgataaatatatttatagttaGTGCAAAAAGCACATAGTTGAGATGATTGCTTCATATTCATATTGAAGAAGGTTCAAAAAGGAAGGTATATGGaaaatgtttaaatttgttCTATTTAAGTCTAAGCATATATTTTCACCAATCTTACTGAGGCTTCTCCCTGAATTGAAGTTTAAATTTTCTTAGTCATACTATTAGTATGTCTCATTTTCTAAAACAACCTACAGTTATACCTGGTAAGTGCAAAATCTGTAATTCAAGTTACTATACTTAAACATGTAGTTAATTCATGTAACATAAAGTAACTTGGAAAACCAGGGATTGTTTCTTCATATGACTGTCAATTCATTTATAAGACTTGAAGCTTCAATTATGATATGAGCAGATAACCAGAGTAGTTAACTTTTCCAGAATTTATTAGGTAGAGGCATTCATGTATATTAGTTTGGGAAAACAGAGCAGTGGTTCAATGGTGAAAAGGGGAAACCCTTAGAAAGAGAAATCTTTCTCCTGTTCATGTTCTGTTCATTTTCTATCGAGCAATAAAATCagtcttctctttttctctatttcCCTTTGCAGGATACTAAAAGGAGTGGTTTCTGGATATCATATTTCttgatttgtttccttgttttatTTCAGTAGGAATAGGTATCCAGTATTAGTATAATAGGGGCTAGTGCTTTGTATTTTCTCACATAAAACCAAAGTTCATTTTAGATTATTGAACTGCTTAATCTCTGTTTTCCTCCATAATATGGGTTTCTCACCTTTACTGATGGCGTAAGTAACTTATATGCCACCACAATAGAAGTGACAGGTTTCTTAGTTTCTTCAgcattatcattttcttcttctccgtCTTCATCCTGCTCCTTTGCTTCCGAGTTTGTTAGTAATGGTTGTGTGTGCTCATTCTCTACTGCAACATGTACTGCTGGTCCTATGCATTTTGACAAAGCGCAAAAAATAACTAAGGATGAAGCATAAAAAGGTTATTGGAgactgcattttttttatcggcaaatattagtaattaatatGTTGTTAGTGGGAGGATTCGAACCCATAACCTTTTTTTAGCTTCAACCCCTATGCCCCTCCCCCAACCACCAGGCCATCTTATCCCGATTGGAGACTGCATTTACTAACATTGTATCTAAGAACTCAACTATGTGGCATAGGAAGGGATGAAGGTGTTGTCAAGAAATAGTAGATACAATCATGATAAGAAAAGTTGATCTTATAGAATCATTTATGGAACTCTTATAGACAAAACAAGACCACAATGAATTTTCTCATGTTGATGGAAAAAACAAGAACCATCATTATCGTTGGTGCATAGGCGTACTTCATGTCTGATACatatagaagagaaaagaaccataaataaaAGTGAGTTTCATATATGTAATAGAAACATGCGGTCTTGCTGACGTACCTGTGTCTGCTTCATATAGCACAAGATTTCCTTGATTCTCATGTGCTGGTTCCTTGAAACAAATCCACAACCACAGTAGATAGACAAGCCATGCAAGAGCCATTACCCAGCCAGGCAGAGTATCTTGGTTCATGGTGAACttgtaaatcataaaatttttctGTAACAAACAAGCCAGAGCTGGACCACAAGCCATTCCCAGAGCACTTGCACTAACAAAACCTGCTGAAGCTTGCATCCGAAGTTTCAATGGTACACAGTCACTGATATACCGCCTATTAACAGCCCTTGCAGAGCCTAACCTGAAACATCATTAAATTCACCACATCAATAATCATTATGTAAATGTTCGTCTTAAACATTATGTACTTTATAAAGTGTTGCATTCGGTTACCAATTAATCAAGAGGGTAAGCAAATAATACAGTGTTTGAAATATAGGATATCAAGCTACAAAGGTAACATAGGAATACCTGAAAATTACCttatttgta
It contains:
- the LOC100777530 gene encoding SPX domain-containing membrane protein At4g22990 isoform X3, with translation MPLKLFKKQIEIEKIVLFLLEQQGVLAHRLSDIGQEHHALFQQPNSIIISELQEAYRDAGRDLLRLLNFVEMNVIGLRKILKKFDKRFGYKFTDYYVKTRANHPYSQLRQVFRHVGIEAVVGVLSHGLADLQDLQQSQGSYISIYDQPSYSHQDPILDSIKEAVDRLSNSTNFLQFLGRHAFIMQEELPSPSEDHIVDERYHFMSLLLNLANTFLYMVNTYIIVPTADNYTLSLGAAASVCGVVIGTMAVAQVFSSVYFSAWSNRSYLRPLVFSSIVLLIGNMLYALAFDMNSIVVLLMGRLFCGLGSARAVNRRYISDCVPLKLRMQASAGFVSASALGMACGPALACLLQKNFMIYKFTMNQDTLPGWVMALAWLVYLLWLWICFKEPAHENQGNLVLYEADTGPAVHVAVENEHTQPLLTNSEAKEQDEDGEEENDNAEETKKPVTSIVVAYKLLTPSVKVQLFVYFMLKYAMEIILAESSLVTEYYFIWTTSNVSIFLACLGLTVLPVNIVVGNYISNMFEERQVLLTSEIMVCIGLLLSFHIMIPYSVTQYVGSALITFVSAEVLEGVNLSLLSKMMSSRLSRGTFNGGLLSTEAGTLARVIADGTITISGYFSESKLLNTTLLPALLICISSIIATCYRYNSLY